One Phaseolus vulgaris cultivar G19833 chromosome 2, P. vulgaris v2.0, whole genome shotgun sequence DNA window includes the following coding sequences:
- the LOC137811697 gene encoding E3 ubiquitin-protein ligase UPL1-like isoform X2 — protein sequence MKLKRKRALEVPPKIRCFIDRVTSVPLEKIEEPLKGFVWEFDKGDFHHWVDLFNHFDSYFEKYIKPRKDLLIDDDFLDLDPPFPRIAILQILRVIRTILDNCTNKHFYSSYEHLSALLASTDPDVVEASLDTLATFLKKTVGKYSIRDTSLNSKLYALAQGWGGKEEGLGLIASCVPDGCDRIACELGCTLHFEFYALNESERDIKVAEPLVQGLQIIHLCDIDKRVETDLELLHKLVTEYKVPASLRFSLLSRLRYARAFGSLASRQQYTCIRLYAFIVLIQACADADDLVSFFNAEPGFINELVSLLSYEDAVLERIRILCLHALAALCQDRSRQQSVQTAVTSGGHRGILSSLMQKAIDSVISDTSKWSVYFAEALLSLVSVLVSTSSGCSAMREAGFIPTLLPLLKDTNPQHLHLVEKSVRILEAFMDYSNPAAALFRDLGGLDDTISRLKIEVSHVENGGKQPDEKSEFSSRSVNMVRSSSRLDDVQQPLYSEPLISYHRRLLMKALLRAISLGTYAPGNTARIYGSEENVLPHCLCIIFRRAKDFGGGVFSLAATVMSDLIQKDPTCFPVLDAAGLPSAFLDAIMDDVLNSSEAITCIPQCLDALCLNSNGLQAVKDRNSLRCFVKVFTSKTYLRALAGDTPASLSSGLDELMRHAASLRGPGVEMLVEILESISKIGSAVESSSLSSDPSSSTSVPMEMDGEEKNLILPNNESSKADDAGHISEPSPDMSIMNVESFLPDCVNNIARLLETILQNADTCRIFVEKKGIEAILQLVTLPLMPASVSVGHSISVAFKNFSPQHYVSLARAVCSFLREHLRSTNELLDLVGGTQLALVESAKQTKVLKYLSSLEAVLTLSVFLLKGTSTVVSELSTSDADVLKDLGKTYKEIIWQISLCNDSKAEEKKNADQEPEVSQVPPSTAVERESDDDSNIQTVRYTNPVFGRNGSHSLWSGEREFLSVVRAGESLHRRSRHGISRIRGGRTGRHLEALNIDSEAPPSGLEAPSSQDMKKKSPDVLVSEILNKLASTLRSFFTALVKGFTSPNRRRADSGSLSSASKTLGAVLATNFLEALSFSGHSTYASGLELSLSVKCRYLGKVVDDMAALTFDSRRRSCYTAMVNNFYVHGTFKELLTTFEATSQLLWTLPCSLPSPDNDVGKKGEGGKLSHNTWLLDTLQSYCRLLEYFVNSSHLLSPTSASQAELLVQPVAVGLSIGLFPVPRDPEVFVRMLQSQVLDVILPVWNHPMFSSCSPGFIASIISLVTHVYSGVGDVKRSRSNIVGSTNQRFMPPPPDETTIATIVEMGFSRARAEEALRRVETNSVEMAMEWLFSHTDDPVQEDDELARALALSLGSSSESTKAETAEKTIDVLTEEGHVKKPPVDDILAASVKLFQTSDSVSFQLTDLLVTLCSQSKGDDRPKVISYLLQQLKLCPLDFSQDNCALSVLAHILALLLFEDVSTREIAAQNGIISSIIDILTNFKGRQELGKELPVPKCISALLLTLDQMVQSRPKVENVEGTQTGSLPDSSGEHGSLQISDTVVPKEKNSNGNEKEPAVAFESILGKSTGFATVEESHKLLDVACDLIKQHVPAVVMQAVLQLCARLTKTHALALQFLENGGLAALFNLPRICFFPGYDSVVSAIVRHLLEDPQTLQTAMELEIRQTLSGNRHSGRVSPRSFLTSLAPVISRDPNVFMKAAAAVCQLETSGGRTVVVLSKEKEKEKSKSSSIEAGLSSNECVRIPESKSHDGQGKCLKSHKKVPVNLTQVIDQLLEIVLKYPPMKGMEESERDSTFMEIDEPTMKVKGKSKVDEAASIEPESEKSTGLVKVTFVLKLLSDILLMYGHAVGVILRRDSEMCQFRGSNQPSGHSGIIHHVLHRLLPLSVDKSAGPDDWRGKLSEKASWFLVVLCGRSGEGRKRVTNELVKELMSFSNFESNSMRNSLLPDKRLFTFVDLVYSILSKNSSSGSLPGSGYSPDIAKSMIDGGIIQCLTSILQVVDLDHPDAPKIVNLILKGLEGLTRAANASEQIFKSDGTEKKRSTGLNDRSDDQITAPSATEAVAHDQNVGSQEAIIDTMDNAHDQGTSQGDNCVDNPNQSVEQDMRVDEGGTLAQDPPMELGMDFMREEMGEGGVLHNPDQIEMTFHVENRADDDMGDEDDDMGDDGDEDEDDDDGEDEDEDIAEDGGGMMSLADTDVEDHDDVGFGDEYNDEMIDEDDDDFHENRVIEVRWREALDGLDHLQILGQPGFIDVAAEPFEGVNVDDLFRLQSFERRRQTGRSSFERSATEVNGFQHPLLVRPPPSGDFVSMWSSSGNSTSRDSDTLSSGNLDVAHFYMFDAPILPYDHVPSSLFGDRLGGAAPPPLTDYSVGMGSLHLPGRRVLGNGRWTDDGQPQGSAQAASIAQAVEEQFLAQLNSVAPASSPVERQLQNSGEQENKSDALASHDGPILTAGTDSTCQQIESPEQENGNGEEINVDSVARDTGEDLPANEPMSVQPVSLNIMPNGIDCTVIEGNVTPDENVEIFVNSSNAAAIQCERAADVLTSIHDVPVESMECNGSSTADGQHTNLELGGSGFETPNSGDCHIPSIYASADVDMAGTGAEGNQSEQPTVSEDRRDELLSAQNTEVAPDASQADQVSANNEASGANTIDPTFLEALPDDLRAEVLASQQAQSVQPPAYAPPSAEDIDPEFLAALPPDIQAEVLAQQRAQRVAQQAEGQPVDMDNASIIATFPADLREEVLLTSSEAVLSALPSPLLAEAQILRDRAMSHYQARSLFGSSHRLNNRRNGLGFDRRPVMDRGVGVTIGRRSALTDSLKVKEIEGEPLLDATALKALIRLLRLSQPLGKGLLQRLLLNLCAHTVTMATLIYLLLDMIEPEAEGSVSRSATLNSQRLFGCHSNTVYGQSQLLDGLPPLVFRRILEILTYLATNHSAVAKLLFHFDQSIISDSSRPVNVHTNEKGKEKVTEEGPTLNPSKAETGVVPLVLFLKLLSRPLFLRSNAHLEQVMGLIQVIVDTAASKLESQSQSEKEMADTQNLSASEAPSNTEKDAPLVESDSNQQDKRADMRVCHSEGKKNVDMYIIFLQLPQSDLRNLCSLLGREGLSDKMYMLAGEVLKKLAFIVPSHRKFFTVELSESAHALTGSAISELVTLQKTNMLGLSAGSMAGAAILRVLQALSSLTSLNTVGEMDMDNGVDQHDDQATIWNLNTALEPLWQELSNCISAAEMQLGQSSFSPNMSNINVAENLQGSSTSPPLPPGTQRLLPFIEAFFVLCEKLQANESFMQQDHGNATAREVKESAGCSASTSVKGGGDSLRKLDGAITFTRFAEKHRRLSNAFIRQNPGLLEKSLSMMLKAPRLIDFDNKRAYFRSRIRQQHDQHLSGPLRISVRRAYILEDSYNQLRMRPTQDLKGRLNVQFQGEEGIDAGGLTREWYQLLSRVIFDKGALLFTTVGNNATFQPNPNSVYQTEHLSYFKFVGRVVGKALFDGQLLDVYFTRSFYKHILGVKVTYHDIEAVDPDYYKNLKWMLENDVSDVPDLTFSMDADEEKHILYEKNEVTDYELKPGGRNIRVTEETKHEYVDLVAEHLLTNAIRPQINSFLEGFNELVPRELISIFNDKELELLISGLPEIDLDDLKANTEYTGYTVASNVVQWFWEVVKTFNKEDMARLLQFVTGTSKVPLEGFKALQGISGPQRFQIHKAYGAPDRLPSAHTCFNQLDLPEYTSKEQLQERLLLAIHEASEGFGFG from the exons ATGAAGTTGAAGAGGAAAAGGGCACTTGAAGTG CCTCCCAAAATTCGATGTTTTATTGATCGTGTTACTTCAGTTCCACTTGAGAAGATAGAAGAACCTTTGAAGGGTTTTGTTTGGGAGTTTGATAAG GGAGATTTTCATCACTGGGTTGATCTCTTTAACCATTTTGATTCATACTTTGAGAAGTACATAAAACCAAGGAAGGATCTGCTGATTGATGATGATTTTCTTGATTTGGACCCTCCATTCCCTAGAATAGCCATTCTTCAAATTCTTCGTGTCATTAGAACAATTTTGGATAATTGCACAAATAAGCATTTCTACAGTTCATATGAG CATCTCTCTGCATTGCTTGCTTCTACTGATCCAGATGTGGTTGAGGCTAGCTTAGACACCTTGGCTACCTTTTTGAAGAAAACAGTTGGAAAGTACTCCATAAGAGATACTTCGTTGAATTCAAAATTGTATGCTCTTGCCCAAGGATGGGGTGGAAAGGAGGAAGGACTTGGACTGATTGCATCTTGCGTACCTGATGGTTGTGATCGTATTGCTTGTGAATTGGGTTGTACGCTTCATTTCGAATTTTATGCTTTAAATGAGTCAGAAAGGGACATAAAAGTGGCTGAACCCTTGGTCCAAGGCTTGCAAATTATACACTTATGTGATATTGACAAACGTGTGGAAACTGATCTCGAGCTTTTGCACAAGTTAGTTACAGAATATAAGGTGCCTGCCAGTTTAAGATTTTCTTTATTGTCTAGACTACGGTATGCTAGGGCTTTTGGTTCTTTGGCTTCTAGACAGCAATATACATGCATTCGTTTGTATGCCTTCATAGTATTAATTCAGGCTTGTGCTGATGCCGATGACCTGGTTTCGTTCTTCAATGCTGAGCCTGGATTTATCAATGAATTAGTGTCCTTACTAAGTTATGAAGATGCAGTTCTGGAAAGAATTCGGATTTTATGTTTGCATGCATTAGCTGCTCTTTGCCAAGATCGTTCCCGTCAACAGTCAGTACAAACTGCAGTTACATCTGGTGGGCACCGTGGCATCTTATCTAGCCTGATGCAAAAAGCCATTGACTCTGTTATTAGTGATACCTCAAAATGGTCAGTTTATTTTGCAGAAGCTCTTTTGTCTCTTGTCAGTGTGTTGGTTTCGACATCATCAGGATGCTCTGCCATGCGTGAAGCAGGATTTATTCCTACTCTGCTACCCCTCCTTAAAGATACAAATCCACAGCATTTGCATTTGGTTGAAAAGTCTGTGCGCATTTTAGAGGCTTTTATGGATTACAGTAATCCGGCTGCTGCTCTGTTCAGAGATTTGGGAGGTTTGGATGATACCATCTCTCGCCTAAAGATTGAAGTGTCCCATGTAGAAAATGGGGGAAAACAGCCAGATGAAAAATCTGAGTTTAGTTCAAGAAGTGTCAATATGGTTAGAAGTTCTTCAAGATTGGATGATGTGCAACAACCATTGTATTCTGAACCATTAATTTCATATCACCGTCGGTTGCTAATGAAAGCTTTATTGCGTGCTATATCCCTGGGAACTTATGCCCCTGGAAATACTGCTCGTATCTATGGATCTGAAGAGAATGTTCTACCTCATTGCTTATGCATAATTTTTAGAAGAGCGAAAGATTTTGGTGGTGGAGTTTTTTCTCTTGCAGCTACTGTCATGAGTGACTTAATACAAAAGGATCCTACATGTTTTCCTGTTTTGGATGCAGCTGGTCTTCCGTCTGCCTTCTTGGATGCTATAATGGATGATGTTCTCAACTCTTCAGAAGCCATTACATGCATCCCCCAGTGTTTGGATGCCTTGTGCTTAAATAGTAATGGCCTGCAGGCTGTAAAAGATAGGAACTCTTTGAGGTGTTTTGTGAAAGTGTTTACTTCTAAAACATATTTGCGTGCTCTGGCAGGGGACACACCTGCATCTTTGTCTAGTGGATTGGATGAATTAATGCGCCATGCTGCTTCATTGCGTGGTCCTGGAGTGGAAATGTTAGTCGAGATTTTGGAAAGTATCTCAAAAATTGGTTCTGCAGTGGAATCCTCATCCTTGAGTTCTGATCCAAGCTCTTCAACATCGGTTCCAATGGAAATGGATGGTGAGGAAAAGAATTTGATCTTGCCTAATAATGAGTCTTCTAAGGCTGATGATGCAGGGCATATTTCTGAGCCATCTCCGGATATGTCAATAATGAATGTTGAGTCGTTTCTACCAGATTGTGTTAACAATATTGCTCGTCTACTTGAGACAATTCTTCAGAATGCTGATACATGTCGTATATTTGTTGAGAAAAAGGGAATTGAAGCTATTCTCCAGTTAGTTACATTACCTTTGATGCCAGCTTCTGTTTCTGTTGGGCACAGCATATCTGTTGCCTTCAAGAATTTCTCACCACAACACTATGTTTCTCTTGCTCGGGCTGTATGCTCGTTCTTAAGGGAGCATCTAAGATCTACTAATGAGCTTTTAGATTTGGTGGGAGGGACCCAACTTGCTCTAGTGGAATCTGCAAAGCAGACAAAGGTGTTGAAATATCTTTCTAGTCTTGAAGCTGTCTTAACTCTTTCTGTATTTTTGTTGAAGGGAACAAGCACTGTTGTCTCTGAACTAAGCACTTCAGATGCTGATGTGTTGAAAGATCTTGGGAAAACTTACAAGGAAATAATTTGGCAAATATCATTGTGCAATGATTCTAAGGCCGAGGAAAAGAAGAATGCTGATCAAGAGCCTGAGGTTTCACAGGTACCTCCATCTACTGCTGTTGAAAGAGAGAGTGATGATGATTCAAATATTCAAACAGTAAGATACACAAACCCAGTTTTTGGTAGGAATGGTTCACATTCCCTGTGGAGTGGGGAACGAGAATTCCTTTCTGTAGTTCGTGCTGGAGAAAGTTTGCATCGTCGAAGTCGGCATGGAATATCTCGCATACGAGGTGGCAGGACTGGTCGTCACTTGGAAGCTTTAAACATTGATTCAGAAGCACCTCCTAGTGGCCTGGAAGCACCTTCATCCCAagatatgaaaaagaaaagccCCGATGTTCTTGTTTCAGAGATTCTTAACAAATTGGCCTCAACTTTGCGCTCTTTCTTCACAGCCCTTGTGAAGGGATTCACTTCGCCAAATCGTCGCAGAGCTGATTCTGGGTCACTCAGTTCAGCTTCAAAGACTCTTGGAGCTGTTTTAGCTACAAATTTTCTTGAAGCCCTTAGTTTCTCTGGGCATTCTACTTATGCTTCTGGACTTGAACTGTCACTTTCTGTAAAATGTAGATATCTTGGGAAGGTTGTGGATGATATGGCTGCTCTCACATTTGACAGTAGGCGTCGGAGTTGTTATACTGCAATggttaataatttttatgtcCATGGGACATTTAAAGAGCTCCTCACAACATTTGAAGCTACTAGTCAGTTGCTATGGACCCTTCCGTGTTCTCTTCCATCACCTGACAATGATGTTGGTAAAAAAGGGGAAGGAGGTAAACTGTCCCATAATACATGGCTACTTGATACATTGCAAAGCTACTGTCGTTTGCTTGAGTATTTTGTAAATTCTTCTCATCTTTTGTCCCCAACCTCGGCATCTCAGGCAGAGCTTCTTGTTCAGCCAGTTGCAGTTGGTCTCTCAATTGGACTCTTTCCAGTTCCTAGAGACCCTGAAGTTTTTGTCCGTATGTTACAATCTCAGGTTTTGGATGTAATCCTACCAGTCTGGAATCATCCCATGTTTAGTAGTTGTAGTCCTGGTTTCATTGCATCTATTATTTCACTTGTTACACATGTATATTCTGGTGTCGGAGATGTCAAGCGAAGTCGTAGTAACATTGTGGGAAGCACAAACCAACGATTCATGCCCCCTCCACCTGATGAGACAACCATTGCCACTATTGTTGAGATGGGTTTTTCAAGGGCAAGGGCTGAGGAAGCATTGAGAAGAGTTGAAACAAATAGTGTTGAAATGGCCATGGAGTGGCTGTTTAGTCATACTGACGATCCTGTCCAGGAGGATGATGAACTTGCTCGGGCACTTGCTTTATCCCTAGGAAGCAGTTCTGAATCTACTAAAGCTGAGACTGCCGAGAAGACTATAGATGTGCTAACTGAAGAGGGACATGTAAAGAAACCTCCTGTTGATGATATACTTGCTGCATCTGTGAAGTTGTTTCAGACTAGTGATTCAGTGTCATTTCAGTTGACAGATTTGCTTGTGACACTTTGCAGTCAGAGCAAAGGTGATGATCGTCCAAAGGTAATATCTTATCTTCTGCAGCAGCTAAAACTTTGTCCATTGGATTTTTCCCAGGATAATTGTGCATTGAGTGTGTTAGCACATATCTTAGCACTTCTTCTTTTTGAGGATGTAAGCACACGGGAAATTGCTGCTCAGAATGGCATTATATCTTCCATTATAGATATCTTGACAAACTTCAAAGGCAGACAGGAGCTGGGGAAAGAACTACCTGTTCCTAAATGCATTAGTGCTTTGCTACTTACATTGGATCAAATGGTGCAGTCAAGACCAAAAGTTGAAAATGTGGAAGGAACTCAAACTGGTTCCCTGCCTGATTCTTCAGGGGAGCATGGTTCCTTGCAAATTTCTGATACAGTTGTACCaaaggaaaaaaattcaaatgggAACGAGAAAGAGCCTGCAGTGGCTTTTGAGAGTATACTGGGGAAATCTACGGGATTTGCAACTGTTGAAGAGAGTCATAAATTGCTGGATGTTGCTTGTGATTTGATAAAACAACATGTTCCTGCGGTAGTCATGCAGGCAGTTTTGCAATTATGTGCTAGGTTAACAAAAACACATGCTCTAGCTTTGCAGTTCCTTGAAAATGGAGGTCTGGCTGCTCTTTTTAATCTTCCAAGGATTTGCTTTTTCCCTGGGTATGACTCTGTTGTATCAGCTATAGTCCGGCACCTCCTTGAAGATCCTCAAACACTACAGACAGCCATGGAGTTGGAGATACGACAAACTTTAAGCGGAAATCGCCATTCAGGGCGTGTCTCTCCTCGATCTTTTTTGACATCATTGGCACCTGTTATCTCCAGGGATCCTAACGTTTTCATGAAAGCTGCAGCAGCAGTTTGTCAGTTAGAAACATCAGGTGGAAGAACTGTTGTTGTTTTGTCaaaggagaaagaaaaagaaaagtcaaAGTCATCCAGTATCGAGGCTGGGTTATCTTCCAATGAATGTGTCCGGATACCTGAAAGCAAGTCTCATGATGGACAGGGGAAATGTTTGAAAAGCCACAAGAAGGTTCCTGTTAATCTCACTCAAGTAATTGATCAGCTTCTTGAGATTGTGCTAAAGTACCCACCTATGAAAGGTATGGAAGAATCTGAGCGTGACTCAACATTCATGGAAATTGATGAACCTACCATGAAAGTGAAGGGTAAATCTAAGGTTGACGAGGCTGCGTCAATAGAGCCTGAGTCTGAAAAGTCTACAGGACTAGTGAAGGTGACTTTTGTTCTCAAATTACTGAGTGACATTCTTCTGATGTATGGGCATGCAGTTGGTGTTATACTTAGACGTGATTCTGAAATGTGTCAATTCCGTGGATCTAATCAACCATCTGGACATAGTGGTATTATCCATCATGTATTACATCGACTGTTACCACTCTCTGTTGATAAATCTGCAGGACCTGATGATTGGAGAGGTAAGTTGTCTGAAAAGGCTTCATGGTTCCTGGTAGTTTTGTGTGGTCGATCTGGTGAAGGGCGTAAACGAGTGACAAATGAACTTGTTAAAGAATTGATGTCCTTTTCTAATTTTGAGAGTAATTCCATGAGAAACAGCTTATTGCCAGATAAGAGGCTGTTCACTTTTGTTGATCTAGTGTATTCTATTTTGTCGAAAAATTCGTCATCTGGTAGCTTACCTGGTTCTGGATATTCACCTGATATTGCAAAGAGCATGATAGATGGGGGAATCATTCAGTGTCTAACTAGTATTTTGCAAGTAGTTGATTTGGATCATCCTGATGCACCAAAAATTGTGAATCTTATACTCAAAGGTTTAGAAGGTCTTACAAGAGCTGCTAATGCAAGTGAGCAAATCTTTAAATCTGATGGGACAGAAAAGAAAAGATCTACTGGTTTAAATGATAGATCTGATGATCAAATAACAGCACCATCTGCAACTGAAGCAGTGGCCCATGATCAGAATGTGGGCAGCCAAGAAGCAATCATAGATACAATGGATAATGCACATGATCAAGGAACTTCTCAAGGTGATAATTGTGTTGATAATCCAAATCAATCAGTAGAGCAGGATATGAGAGTAGATGAAGGTGGGACATTGGCTCAAGACCCACCAATGGAACTTGGAATGGACTTCATGCGTGAAGAGATGGGAGAGGGCGGTGTCTTGCACAACCCAGATCAAATTGAGATGACTTTTCATGTTGAAAATAGGGCTGATGATGACATgggtgatgaagatgatgatatGGGTGATGATGGtgatgaggatgaggatgatgatgatggagaGGATGAAGACGAGGATATAGCTGAAGATGGTGGGGGCATGATGTCCTTGGCAGATACTGATGTGGAGGATCATGATGATGTTGGCTTTGGAGATGAATACAAtgatgagatgattgatgaagatgatgatgattttCATGAGAATCGTGTCATAGAGGTAAGGTGGAGGGAAGCTCTTGATGGCTTGGATCACTTGCAGATTCTTGGACAACCTGGATTTATAGATGTGGCTGCTGAACCTTTTGAAGGTGTTAATGTAGATGACCTATTTCGTCTTCAGAGTTTTGAGCGTCGTCGTCAGACTGGTAGGTCTTCCTTTGAGAGATCTGCTACTGAAGTTAATGGTTTTCAGCATCCTCTTCTTGTTAGACCACCTCCATCTGGCGATTTTGTCTCAATGTGGTCGTCTAGTGGTAATTCTACATCTCGAGATTCAGACACCTTGTCATCCGGGAATCTTGATGTGGCTCATTTCTACATGTTTGATGCACCTATTCTTCCATATGATCATGTGCCAAGTAGTCTGTTTGGCGACCGTCTGGGTGGTGCTGCACCTCCTCCCTTGACAGACTATTCTGTCGGCATGGGCTCATTGCACCTACCTGGAAGAAGAGTGTTGGGTAATGGTAGATGGACTGATGATGGTCAGCCACAAGGAAGTGCACAAGCGGCATCCATTGCTCAAGCAGTAGAGGAACAATTCCTAGCTCAATTGAACAGTGTAGCTCCTGCAAGCAGTCCTGTTGAGCGACAGTTACAGAATTCTGGAGAACAAGAGAATAAGTCTGATGCTCTTGCTTCTCATGATGGTCCAATATTAACTGCAGGAACTGACTCCACGTGTCAGCAGATTGAAAGTCCGGAGCAAGAAAATGGTAATGGTGAAGAGATTAACGTTGATTCAGTTGCTCGAGATACTGGTGAAGACCTGCCAGCTAATGAGCCTATGTCAGTTCAACCAGTTTCATTGAACATCATGCCAAATGGTATTGATTGCACAGTAATTGAAGGAAATGTTACTCCTGATGAGAATGTGGAAATATTTGTTAACTCGTCTAATGCTGCTGCTATACAATGTGAAAGGGCTGCTGATGTACTGACTAGCATCCATGATGTACCAGTTGAATCCATGGAATGTAATGGATCATCAACTGCTGATGGGCAGCATACTAATCTTGAGTTAGGGGGCTCTGGTTTTGAAACTCCTAATTCAGGTGATTGCCATATCCCATCAATTTATGCTAGTGCTGATGTTGATATGGCTGGTACTGGTGCTGAAGGAAATCAATCAGAGCAACCAACTGTTTCTGAAGACAGGAGGGATGAGTTGTTATCAGCTCAGAACACAGAGGTTGCTCCAGATGCTTCTCAGGCTGACCAAGTTAGTGCAAATAATGAAGCTTCTGGAGCTAATACAATTGATCCTACCTTTTTGGAGGCTCTGCCTGATGATCTAAGAGCAGAAGTTCTAGCATCCCAACAAGCTCAGTCTGTTCAACCACCAGCCTATGCGCCACCTTCTGCAGAAGATATTGATCCCGAGTTTTTGGCTGCTCTTCCTCCAGATATCCAAGCGGAGGTGTTGGCCCAACAAAGAGCTCAAAGGGTAGCCCAGCAGGCCGAAGGACAGCCAGTGGACATGGATAATGCCTCTATAATTGCCACATTTCCTGCTGATTTGCGTGAAGAG GTTCTTTTGACTTCTTCGGAAGCTGTTTTGTCAGCACTGCCATCTCCATTGCTTGCAGAAGCTCAAATTTTGAGGGATCGAGCAATGAGTCATTATCAAGCTCGCAGCCTTTTTGGGAGCAGCCACAGGCTTAACAATCGAAGGAATGGTCTTGGATTTGACAGGCGGCCTGTGATGGATCGGGGTGTTGGAGTTACAATAGGGAGGAGATCTGCTCTTACAGATAGCTTGAAGGTGAAGGAGATTGAGGGTGAGCCACTACTTGATGCAACTGCACTAAAAGCTTTGATCCGGCTTCTACGATTATCACAG CCCCTTGGAAAGGGCCTTCTGCAAAGGCTCTTGTTAAACTTATGTGCGCATACTGTTACAATGGCAACACTTATTTATCTTTTGCTTGACATGATTGAACCTGAAGCTGAAGGCTCTGTAAGTAGATCAGCAACACTAAATTCCCAGAGGCTTTTTGGTTGTCACTCAAACACAGTTTATGGTCAATCTCAATTGTTGGATG GTCTTCCTCCCCTTGTGTTCCGCCGAATTCTTGAAATTCTGACTTATTTGGCCACAAATCATTCTGCTGTTGCAAAATTGTTGTTTCATTTTGATCAATCTATTATTTCTGATTCTTCACGTCCAGTTAATGTGCATACAAATGAGAAAGGGAAagagaaggttactgaagaggGACCTACACTAAATCCCTCTAAAGCTGAGACAGGGGTTGTTCCTCTAGTCCTCTTTCTGAAGCTCTTGAGTCGACCCCTGTTTTTACGCAGCAATGCTCATCTTGAGCAGGTAATGGGTCTGATTCAAGTTATAGTTGATACAGCAGCTTCAAAATTAGAAAGTCAATCACAGTCTGAAAAAGAAATGGCAGATACCCAAAATTTGTCAGCCAGTGAAGCCCCAAGTAATACTGAGAAGGATGCTCCTTTGGTGGAGTCGGACTCTAATCAACAAGATAAGCGTGCAGATATGCGTGTATGCCATTCTGAAGGGAAGAAGAATGTAGATATGTACATTATCTTCTTGCAGTTGCCACAATCTGATTTGCGGAATTTGTGCAGTCTTCTTGGTCGTGAAGG GCTCTCGGATAAAATGTATATGCTTGCTGGTGAAGTGCTGAAGAAATTGGCTTTCATTGTTCCATCCCATAGGAAGTTTTTTACTGTAGAGCTTTCCGAATCAGCTCATGCTTTGACTGGTTCAGCCATAAGTGAGCTTGTCACACTACAAAAAACAAATATGCTTGGTTTAAGTGCTGGTTCTATGGCTGGTGCAGCCATTCTACGTGTGCTGCAAGCTCTTAGTTCACTCACTTCACTTAATACTGTGGGTGAGATGGATATGGATAATGGTGTGGATCAGCATGATGATCAAGCAACTATTTGGAATTTAAATACTGCGCTTGAGCCATTGTGGCAAGAACTGAGTAATTGTATAAGTGCTGCTGAGATGCAGCTTGGACAGAGCTCTTTCTCTCCTAACATGTCAAACATAAATGTTGCTGAAAATCTGCAAGGTTCTTCTACATCACCACCTCTTCCTCCAGGAACACAGAGATTATTGCCTTTTATTGAGGCTTTCTTTGTTTTGTGTGAAAAGCTACAAGCAAATGAATCCTTCATGCAGCAAGACCATGGAAATGCGACTGCTAGAGAAGTCAAGGAGTCTGCTGGTTGTTCAGCTTCAACGAGTGTAAAAGGTGGTGGAGACTCACTGCGAAAACTTGATGGGGCTATCACTTTCACAAGATTTGCTGAAAAGCATCGCCGACTTTCAAATGCTTTCATTAGGCAGAACCCAGGTTTGTTGGAGAAATCACTTTCCATGATGCTCAAGGCGCCAAGGTTGATTGACTTTGATAACAAGAGAGCCTATTTCCGCTCAAGAATAAGACAACAACATGACCAACACTTGTCTGGGCCATTGCGTATAAGTGTAAGGAGGGCTTATATTTTGGAGGACTCTTATAATCAGTTAAGGATGCGTCCTACTCAGGATCTAAAGGGGCGGTTAAATGTTCAATTTCAAGGTGAAGAGGGTATTGATGCAGGTGGTCTCACCAGAGAATGGTATCAGCTGCTATCAAGGGTCATATTTGACAAAGGTGCTTTACTTTTCACAACAGTGGGTAACAATGCAACTTTCCAACCAAACCCTAACTCAGTCTATCAGACTGAACATCTCTCATACTTCAAGTTTGTGGGCCGAGTG GTGGGGAAGGCTTTGTTTGATGGGCAACTGCTGGATGTTTACTTTACCCGATCTTTCTACAAGCATATACTGGGTGTTAAGGTTACATACCATGATATTGAAGCGGTTGATCCTGATTACTATAAGAATTTGAAATGGATGTTGGAG AATGATGTGAGTGATGTTCCTGATCTGACATTTAGCATGGATGCTGACGAGGAAAAGCATATTCTTTATGAGAAGAATGAG GTCACTGATTATGAGCTTAAACCTGGAGGAAGGAACATAAGGGTTACAGAAGAAACAAAGCACGAGTATGTTGACCTTGTTGCTGAACATCTTTTGACAAATGCCATCCGTCCTCAAATCAATTCCTTCCTAGAAGGTTTTAATGAATTGGTTCCACGAGAACTCATATCCATATTTAATGACAAAGAGCTTGAGCTTCTCATAAGTGGTCTTCCAGAAATTGATT TGGATGACTTGAAGGCCAACACTGAGTATACTGGCTATACAGTGGCATCAAATGTTGTTCAATGGTTCTGGGAAGTGGTCAAAACTTTCAACAAAGAAGACATGGCAAGATTACTGCAATTTGTGACTGGAACATCAAAG GTTCCGTTGGAGGGCTTTAAGGCCTTGCAGGGCATCTCTGGTCCGCAAAGGTTTCAGATTCACAAGGCATATGGAGCACCTGATCGTCTGCCATCAGCTCATACTTG CTTCAATCAACTTGACCTTCCTGAGTATACCTCTAAGGAACAGCTTCAAGAACGTTTGTTACTTGCAATCCATGAGGCtagtgaagggtttggttttggtTGA